The following proteins come from a genomic window of Pseudomonas sp. WJP1:
- the folK gene encoding 2-amino-4-hydroxy-6-hydroxymethyldihydropteridine diphosphokinase: protein MERIYIGMGSNLADPAEQLRSAIEALAQLPQSELAGVSAFYQSDSLLPGQPRYTNAVAALDSMLPPLELLDALQSIENGQGRERLERWGPRTLDLDILLFGDRLIDEPRLKVPHYHMQERAFVLYPLAELAPADLRLADGRCLAELLAACPFVGLERLATN from the coding sequence ATGGAACGCATCTACATCGGCATGGGCAGCAACCTCGCTGACCCCGCCGAACAGCTGCGCAGCGCCATCGAAGCGCTGGCACAGTTGCCACAATCGGAGCTGGCCGGGGTCTCGGCCTTCTATCAAAGCGACTCGTTGCTGCCCGGCCAACCGCGTTATACCAACGCGGTTGCCGCGCTCGACAGCATGCTGCCCCCCCTTGAGCTGCTGGACGCCTTGCAGTCAATCGAAAACGGTCAGGGCCGCGAGCGCCTTGAGCGTTGGGGGCCACGCACGCTGGATCTGGACATCCTGCTGTTCGGTGACCGCCTGATCGATGAGCCTCGCCTCAAAGTCCCCCACTACCATATGCAGGAGCGGGCCTTTGTGCTGTATCCATTGGCGGAATTGGCGCCTGCGGATCTGCGTCTGGCCGATGGCCGCTGCCTGGCAGAATTGCTCGCTGCCTGCCCGTTCGTCGGCCTGGAACGCCTGGCTACAAATTGA